A window of Pedobacter lusitanus contains these coding sequences:
- a CDS encoding transposase, with the protein MKKSVISESQIVAAIKEQESGKKVADICRDLGIHQATFYNWKKKYSGMYNQELRRLKELEEENRRLKHMYAELALDNKILKDVLSKKF; encoded by the coding sequence ATGAAAAAGTCAGTAATTAGTGAAAGCCAGATCGTGGCAGCAATCAAGGAACAAGAGTCGGGTAAAAAGGTGGCAGATATCTGCCGTGATTTGGGGATACACCAAGCCACATTTTATAACTGGAAGAAAAAGTATTCTGGAATGTATAATCAGGAGCTACGCCGTTTGAAGGAATTAGAGGAAGAAAACCGCAGACTTAAGCATATGTATGCTGAATTGGCCTTGGATAATAAGATTCTGAAAGACGTTCTTTCAAAAAAGTTTTAA
- a CDS encoding type I restriction endonuclease subunit R, whose translation MKLAYIKILYYYEVPTVIFCQDDRQNNFIFILMNDETYEYIGKKVNVEDVCLFLEGKMDLKPIYENRDTNLYTGKYKKNEFYATLYQGQYSEDLLPADGLMLIGVENELAASLKKEIINRMMNGSSKSNVGKLERETQNRVINLMQKELNYRYLGNWEERDNNSNVEEEILSTWLLNKKQYNQNLVTKAIFEFTKVTNDQSKSLYDVNKEVYSMLRYGVTVQPEIGQNKQTIWLIDWENPLENDFAIAEEVTIKGIHKKRPDIVLYVNGIALGILELKRSTVSIAEGIRQNLDNQKHIFIKQFFSTVQYVMAGNDIEGLAYGAIETKEKYFLKWKEVSEDSNKDHPYLLELTKPIRSRAAKYNYPLDKNVVELLHKERFIELLHDFIVFDRGIKKHTRPNQYFGIKAAQDFVKRKEGGIIWHTQGSGKSLTMVWLTKWIREFNDNARVLIITDREELDEQIEKVYKGVQEDIYRTTSGKDLLSKLNDTSPWLICSLIHKFGGKENADEQDIEKFLQDLKNSIPTDYKAKGDIYVFVDECHRTQSGKLHNAMKQFIPNALFIGFTGTPLLKSDKTTSQEIFGRYIHTYKFNEAVYDKVVLDLRYEARDIEQNISSPDKIDEWFELKTRGLTDFAKAELKQRWGTLKKVFSSKSRLEKIVLDIVMDMEKKERLQNGRGNAMLVSDSIYNACRYFELFQNAGLKNAAIVTSFVPNSADIKGEGDNYTEKLQRFDIYRKMLASYFNEDPDTAINKVEQFETEVKKKFVEEPAQMKLLIVVNKLLTGFDAPSATYLYIDKKLRDHNLFQAVCRVNRLDGDDKDYGYIIDYMDLFKSLEQAFNDYTKEAFSGYEKDDIEGLLKDRLQKGKERLDEALETIKALCEAVEPPKDTLTHIRYFCGKNTENPDELKDTEPRRVALYKLTIALIRAYANIADEMKEAGYTEKEIEQIKADIKHFENVRKEIQLASGDYIDLKQYEPAMRHLIDSYIGADESRMLANFDDMSLVELLVEKGQEALKDLPKSIRDNPDAMAEAIENNLRKVIIEESPANPMYYEKMSVLLDELIKLRKEATLEYEKYLNEIIALSGKVKKPNTTSDYPTSINTNAKRALFDNLGRNEAMAVKLDNKILTTKKDGWRDNIQKSKAVRNAITEVLKSYSITDDNEIHRIFDLVKNQREY comes from the coding sequence ATGAAATTAGCTTACATTAAAATTTTGTATTACTACGAAGTGCCTACAGTTATATTCTGTCAGGACGATAGACAAAATAATTTCATATTCATTTTGATGAATGACGAAACCTACGAATACATTGGCAAAAAAGTAAACGTTGAGGACGTATGTCTTTTTTTGGAAGGGAAAATGGACTTGAAACCCATTTACGAAAACAGGGATACCAATTTATATACAGGGAAATATAAGAAGAATGAATTTTACGCAACACTTTATCAAGGACAATACAGTGAAGATTTATTACCTGCCGATGGCTTGATGTTGATTGGTGTAGAAAATGAGTTAGCAGCTTCACTGAAAAAAGAAATAATAAACAGAATGATGAATGGCTCTTCTAAATCAAATGTGGGAAAGCTGGAAAGGGAAACACAAAACCGTGTTATAAACCTTATGCAAAAAGAGTTGAACTACCGCTATCTTGGAAATTGGGAAGAACGAGATAACAATAGCAATGTAGAAGAAGAAATTTTATCAACTTGGTTACTCAACAAAAAGCAATACAATCAGAACCTTGTTACCAAAGCCATTTTTGAATTTACAAAAGTTACTAACGACCAAAGCAAATCATTGTATGATGTAAACAAAGAAGTGTATAGTATGCTTCGCTATGGTGTAACTGTGCAGCCCGAAATAGGACAGAACAAACAAACAATTTGGTTGATTGATTGGGAAAACCCTTTGGAAAATGATTTTGCTATAGCTGAAGAAGTAACCATAAAAGGCATTCATAAAAAACGACCAGATATTGTATTGTATGTAAATGGCATTGCATTAGGCATATTAGAATTAAAGCGAAGTACAGTTTCCATTGCAGAGGGCATCAGGCAAAATTTAGACAATCAAAAGCACATTTTCATTAAGCAATTTTTTAGCACAGTACAGTATGTGATGGCTGGGAACGATATAGAAGGACTTGCCTATGGTGCAATTGAAACCAAAGAGAAATACTTTTTGAAATGGAAAGAAGTTAGCGAGGACAGCAATAAAGACCATCCTTATTTGTTAGAGCTTACAAAGCCTATTCGTAGCAGAGCAGCTAAGTACAATTATCCATTGGATAAAAACGTAGTGGAGTTATTGCACAAAGAACGTTTCATTGAGTTGTTACATGATTTTATTGTATTTGACAGAGGTATAAAAAAACATACCCGACCCAATCAGTACTTTGGAATAAAGGCAGCACAGGATTTTGTAAAAAGAAAAGAAGGTGGCATTATTTGGCATACACAAGGCAGCGGTAAGAGTTTAACAATGGTGTGGCTCACCAAATGGATTAGAGAGTTTAACGATAACGCAAGGGTGCTAATCATTACCGACCGTGAGGAATTAGACGAACAAATAGAAAAGGTTTATAAAGGTGTTCAGGAAGATATTTACAGAACCACAAGTGGTAAGGATTTATTAAGCAAACTGAATGATACTTCACCCTGGTTGATTTGTTCACTCATCCATAAGTTCGGAGGGAAAGAAAATGCAGATGAACAAGACATCGAAAAGTTTTTACAAGACTTAAAAAATAGTATTCCGACTGACTACAAAGCCAAAGGCGATATTTATGTGTTTGTGGATGAGTGCCACAGAACACAATCGGGCAAACTGCATAACGCAATGAAGCAATTTATCCCCAATGCCTTATTCATAGGTTTTACAGGAACACCTTTATTAAAAAGCGACAAAACAACCAGTCAGGAAATATTTGGCAGATACATTCATACATACAAATTCAATGAAGCTGTTTATGATAAAGTGGTATTGGATTTACGTTACGAAGCACGAGATATAGAACAAAACATTTCATCACCTGATAAAATAGACGAATGGTTTGAATTAAAAACGAGAGGGCTAACAGACTTTGCAAAAGCAGAATTAAAGCAACGCTGGGGAACACTTAAAAAAGTGTTCAGTTCCAAATCACGGTTAGAAAAAATTGTGTTGGACATAGTGATGGATATGGAGAAGAAAGAAAGGTTGCAAAACGGGAGAGGCAATGCAATGTTAGTCTCAGACAGCATTTACAATGCTTGTAGATATTTTGAATTGTTTCAAAATGCAGGTTTGAAAAATGCAGCCATTGTAACATCATTTGTTCCCAATTCTGCTGATATAAAAGGCGAAGGAGATAACTACACAGAAAAATTACAGCGGTTTGATATTTACAGAAAGATGCTAGCAAGTTATTTCAATGAAGATCCAGACACAGCAATAAATAAGGTTGAGCAGTTTGAAACAGAAGTAAAGAAAAAGTTTGTAGAAGAACCGGCACAAATGAAATTGCTGATTGTTGTAAACAAATTGCTTACAGGTTTTGATGCACCAAGTGCAACTTATTTATACATTGACAAAAAACTAAGAGACCATAATTTATTTCAGGCAGTATGTAGGGTTAACCGTTTAGATGGTGATGATAAAGATTATGGTTACATCATTGATTACATGGACTTGTTCAAGAGTTTAGAACAGGCATTTAATGACTATACAAAAGAGGCATTTAGCGGCTATGAGAAAGATGATATTGAAGGCTTATTAAAGGATCGATTGCAAAAAGGCAAAGAACGTTTAGATGAAGCCTTAGAAACAATTAAAGCGTTGTGTGAAGCTGTAGAACCACCAAAAGACACATTAACCCATATTCGCTATTTCTGTGGTAAAAATACCGAAAACCCCGATGAACTTAAAGATACTGAACCAAGACGGGTAGCCTTATACAAATTGACCATTGCACTCATTAGGGCTTATGCCAATATAGCCGATGAAATGAAAGAAGCAGGTTACACCGAAAAAGAAATAGAACAAATAAAAGCCGACATCAAACATTTTGAAAATGTGCGTAAGGAAATTCAGTTAGCCAGTGGCGACTATATTGATTTGAAGCAATACGAGCCAGCTATGAGGCATTTAATTGACAGCTACATAGGAGCAGATGAAAGTAGGATGCTTGCCAATTTTGACGACATGAGTTTGGTAGAATTATTGGTTGAAAAAGGGCAAGAAGCACTTAAAGATTTACCAAAAAGCATAAGAGATAATCCTGATGCAATGGCAGAAGCTATTGAAAACAATTTGCGTAAGGTAATCATTGAAGAAAGTCCGGCTAACCCAATGTATTATGAGAAAATGAGTGTTTTATTGGATGAACTGATAAAGTTGCGTAAAGAAGCCACATTAGAATATGAAAAATACTTGAATGAGATTATTGCCCTTTCTGGCAAAGTTAAAAAGCCAAATACAACATCGGATTACCCTACATCAATAAACACAAATGCAAAAAGGGCTTTGTTTGATAACCTGGGGCGAAATGAAGCAATGGCAGTAAAATTGGATAACAAAATATTGACAACAAAAAAAGACGGATGGAGAGATAATATTCAGAAATCAAAGGCAGTTAGAAATGCCATTACAGAGGTTCTGAAATCTTATTCAATAACAGACGACAACGAAATACACAGAATTTTTGACCTTGTAAAAAACCAACGAGAATATTAA
- a CDS encoding M48 family metallopeptidase, whose protein sequence is MEHITISNIKIDVVRKDIKNIHLAVYPPTGRVRIAAPLKVNEDAIRLFAVAKLSWIKRNQRKFEGQQRISQREYKQRESHYFQGRRYLLNITETEGVPKVILKSKKYIELFVRPETSVEKRHEIMTEWYRVQLKKEIPVIIEKWEDILKVKVSDWQVKQMKTKWGSCNIEKKKIWVNLELAKKPEHCLEYIIVHEMVHLLERHHNERFFYYMDAYLPTWRQLKAALNKLPVSHADWNY, encoded by the coding sequence ATGGAGCATATTACAATCAGCAATATTAAAATTGATGTAGTTCGTAAAGACATAAAGAACATACATCTTGCCGTTTATCCACCAACAGGTAGGGTTCGTATTGCTGCACCATTAAAAGTAAATGAAGATGCAATTAGATTATTTGCAGTTGCAAAATTAAGTTGGATAAAAAGAAATCAAAGAAAGTTTGAAGGTCAGCAAAGAATTTCACAGCGAGAATACAAACAGAGAGAAAGCCATTATTTTCAGGGAAGACGATATTTATTAAACATCACAGAAACTGAAGGAGTGCCAAAGGTTATTTTAAAAAGTAAAAAATATATCGAACTGTTCGTAAGACCAGAAACGTCAGTTGAGAAAAGGCATGAAATAATGACCGAATGGTATCGGGTTCAATTGAAAAAAGAAATCCCTGTAATCATAGAAAAGTGGGAGGATATTTTAAAGGTCAAAGTATCAGATTGGCAAGTAAAACAGATGAAAACTAAATGGGGTTCATGCAACATCGAGAAAAAGAAAATTTGGGTAAACCTTGAATTGGCAAAGAAACCTGAACATTGTTTGGAATACATCATTGTTCACGAAATGGTCCATCTTTTAGAAAGGCATCATAATGAAAGATTTTTTTACTACATGGATGCATATTTACCAACTTGGAGACAATTAAAAGCGGCATTGAATAAACTACCTGTTAGTCATGCAGATTGGAATTACTAG